The DNA sequence GTGTATAGGTTTGGATGAACCGTAGCGTGAAATTGGAATTACAATAATTACTTTGCCACGGTCATGTATCAGCTTTCAAGGTTTTTGGAGTTTGCTGTTAATTCGAACTGGTCAATGATTTCATCGGTATCGAATCTGGAATGGCATGCATGAACATCATAATTATCATATAATTATATTCTCTAAAAGCTTCGATTAATTGGTTTAAATTTGTGCAATCGAAAAAATTGACTGGAATATCACACCTTTTTTACgctgcaaaaaaaaccccaccaaCACAATTCTGCTTTAATTTGTAAACAACCAATTGGTATACATACGACATGGGCAGTGGATCATCCAAGGACAAAGTGGAGCCGACAAAGAATACCAACAACGGAGCAGGGAGTAAATctggaggaggagggggaaacaGAAAACCCATGACTAATACCAACATGGATATTGGTAAAGATGGACCTACTCAAGTGATTATACAGACCTTTGCACCTGCGGGAGCACCGGTAAGATGGTTAAAAATCTGTTGCAATACTACAAACGGACGAATCAGGGTTTTTTATGTTTGGTAATTTCATTGACAATGTGTTAGATATGAAACACGTTATTTTCGGTCGGAATAGGTTTATTGGTCGATATagaaattgggtaacttccacttgAAATGCGCACTTCAGTTgtggaaaatatatttttatcaCAGAATTGGACAGAAATGACCACTTtatgaaatgtaggcctatacgtggAAGGCATGCACAAACTGTCACATGGAAAATATGATTTCTCTTTCTTGCAGATGAGATAAAGCgaataaattaagcaaattttAAGTCAGGTCGTTCGTGATATCACTTTAATATCATCCCATTATACGTACTGATGGGTATACACTGCATCATCTGGTTAATATCAAGCTCAATCATGTCACGGTCAGGAAGTGTtcttattgaaaataaatgagatGATGCGAGTCaggtaaaatgtcaatatttttaaatataagaTGAGAGTAAACATGACGCCAAAACTAGTCAACATTGATggatatatgtatttattttcaaaaatgattGAGGAGTGTTTTAACCCATTTTCtcattaatattataattataataaagctactGAACTCTGTTTTCAATGGTGACTTGTCAAGAATGCTATCACAGCTTGTGCAACCCCGGTGTGCAACATATGGGACATGGAGGCATTATGTTAAAGTGTCTTCAAAGATAAAATTGCATGACATGGGCTGATCTAATTCCAATGTCATCAGGAGTAAAATAATGTGGAGTTCTCTTCCCGAGGGTGAGGAACTCAACATTAGAAGTGAGGGGTATATCTGAACTGGCCTCTGCATGGAAGTTGAAGTTGGGGCATGTTTTTTAAAAGGGGGAGGGTCATCGGGtattaataaatgaaaaaaaagggtcattgggtataaaaatttagtaaaaaatgggggtcatttagtaggcctatataattttgaagaaatgtttttcaaaataatgttttttgtcaGTTGTTATATGGTGTCTATTTTAATTCTGTTTACAATAAATCTAATAATTACACCGATACTTTTACAAAATAGCTGTTGCAAATTTTTTAATAGCCTATACCCCATCtagatttttaaaaaagaataaataatTTATTATCATGTATAAAATTTCAATATCAAAAACTTTCTACATCAATTTCAGTATGGATAGACCCTTATAGCAAGCAGGCATATCTGAATTACTTTTCACAGTATTGGTAAATAACAAATTCATTGTTTACCCGtgaaataatacatgtagaataTCAGTATTTTCAATGGTTCCCTTGGTTACGAATAGAATCCATTATCTTTTCACCAGATTGACCAAATAACCTTGGCATATACAATGGGTAACCAAGAGGTTAATTACAGGTGGGGGTATACTATTCAATTTTGTAACAATGGAAATAGATAATAATGATTTATTATTATACTCTTTATATTTGTTAGAAATTCACCTGGCAGTGACTAAGTAAAACACACAAAACTGAAAGATTTAAAAAACACAAACAGTACACCGTCATTTGGAACCTTTTTTTCTAAAGGTAGGCTACTTTATTATACCTGGTACCcctgagcgttttgagcatttcgacagtattttttgtgggacatgagagcacatcagacatatcgaattgcattctgaatacgaagaatatctttctgatatcaaataattttaattttttgaaattcacgatataatacaaattttattttgatatttttcacatttttgatatataaaagtcctcgaagtaaattttataatctaatgatatattcttaaagtgtatgtagctgggaggaaaagccgacgatcacttgaaaatgttgaccttttatattgaagatatggatttttttccccaaaagacctaaatgtttttggtgttttgggaaaaaaatccatatcttcaatataaaaggtcaaaattttcaattgatatttggcttttcatcccacctacatacaatttataacgtttacttctagaacttttaaatatcaaaaatatcaatatttaatcatttgccataaaatgtgtattagcctacattgcgaatttcgaaaaatcaaaattatttgatatcagaaggacattcagaatgcaattcgatatgtctgatgtgctctaatgtcccacaataaatactgcccaaacgttcataccccatcccttaagatcaGCAAATTATTAGGTTAATCGGAGGAGCTGACAGTCTGACATGATCAGGACCGGATTTtccttttggggggccctgggccaggccaaaatttggaggccccaaacgcaccatgACGAAGACAagtgcactccagtggctaagtttttagattttacttggacatttgcgcgcgaagcgtgcgaaaaaaattcaattctagaCTAAttgagcccaaattgaagctgaattttgctataactGACCAGTGCGCGCagtattttaccctattttggcccaaaacatggtgtttatcggctaaaatggaagatgcaacaCTGTacaaggcaattttgggggcccccaaaatttgggggccctgggcccgggcccatctggccctatagtaaatccggccctggacaTGATTATGAGACGAACATTGGCTAAAAGTTTATTTGATTCTTTTTCTTTACAAATGACATCACGCAGGCTGTGTACCATGGCACGGTTCGAGCAAGACCAAACTTTCAAGCTAGCCAAGAAGCCGAGAAACTTCATAAAGCAATGGATGGGGCCGGTATGTATTATTTGCATGAAGCAATTCACGGTGAACCTTTTTGTTTTTGTAGAGATATTCTCAATAAAGATATCATTTTTGTGCATGTATACGAGTATAGCCCTCAATTGACTTCGACGACCACTTTTCATATCGGGTCCTATATTATCCATGTTATCTAACATTCCACCAAGATAACATAAAATCATCTTGTTTCTTTGCCTATCAAATTAAGTTCggtaatattttctatttctaTTAGTATCAATAATTATTCTGTTTGTTCATATTGTTTAGGTACAAAGGACAACGCCGTGATAGACGTCTTAACATCATGTAACAATGAACAACGTCAACTTATTGCACAAGCCTACAAACAGAAATATGGAAAGGTATGattattacaattttttttatttatgtgctatcttaggtagatagtaaaATACATTTATTCTCTTTCTTCTCTACGTAGATATAACAATGGGTAAATGTTATCTTAAGTAGAATTGatttacacaataataataattattattagataATAATCAGTAAATGCTATTTTAGTAGATAGCCAAAGACATATATCTTCTCCATAGGAACATAACAAATGGGTGTAATCTTAGGTGGATATAGCAAATACTTTTGTCTGAATAGTTAATAATAGTAATTTGCGCTTTGGGTATATTCATGGGTGGACTTCTCTTAAGTAGGCGTATATGTATTGTTAaatgttatcttaggtagatagctttTTTTTGGTCGTATATAGATGTAGttatgctatcttaagtagatagcattgaCATATGtctaaatatgttttaaaaagggTAAagactatcttaggtagatattaTTTTCTTATAGGTACGTATAACAATATATAAGCTAAttactatcttaggtagatagcaacattcctATATGTGCATATTTTAAAAAAGGCATCCGCATCATCCATTTGTATAGGACTTGATAAAGGTTTTGAAGTCAGAGTTGAGTGGTGATTACGAAGATGTGGTGGTACACTTGGTGGAGCCATCGGCTGAGTATGAGGCATGGCTGATGAACGAAGCCATCTCGGTAAGTTTACACAAGACAATAATATTGGAATATATTTTGGATTCtccatatcgagggttcagaaccagaaagccgtaactcactatggcCATGACCATCAGCTCTCACAATGAGCATACAGTTGGCTCCTTGCTTCGATAATGTCGTTTGTTTTTTATTGacttttgtcatgattaatggactgtatcttctatagtgcccttgCGACTTTACTTCATTTTGTTGGAACAGGTGAttatgagttgaggctttctggctctcaaccctcgatatggtTTTTAAAGTTCAGTTTTTTCTTAAGTAATAAGCTATATGGTTGATGCTCGAATTCAACTCGGTAAGTGTAAGTTCACTCCAACAAAAGAAAGTTATGCTACTATTATTAGtatatgcttcgactatatttataaatacgtacgtgACCCATGgtcacgacataccaagaccagcaagcgtgaccaaatcctcatgcattgatcaCTATTATAATACAGAAAAGGACAGGAACTCTTTAAATAACTATcatatttaagtattaattgaataacaaaattattacacatggggggggggtacgAATATGtaattatgttatcaaaaacaacattttgaaagtattgacGACTgacaaaatattcaacgacggaaacgtttacaataattgCAAAGTTTAACAAAATAGGCAATTTGGCGCACAGTAGTCTCATATTATCCCGCCTTTGCAtttaaatgtataggaagaccatccGCTATGTAGAAAGTAAAtgtttgcagagcttatttttagtcatactgataaatttcgcaagggagggggagggagggagggagatacttgagactgaacaagtgagagtgggagggggtgaggaagaaagagaggagagggagagacggaaaggctagaaagagaaagctcgagaggagagagtagggaccggggagggagtggggagcctgatcatagggggggggggggcagggggaagcaaaatagggagatagacagtGATACGAGGGatgggcgacactgtggccctgcacaagtgcaatggggcgcgacaggctcataagcggaccttttgtgattgaagggcttattttcaacgtttttacagaaacaaAGTGCACattatcattcggattggcatgcattttgtcaaattaatatagatcaatttagcaatgcaaagacgagagggcgctagaccattaaaaacatcggtcttgtctctcccgcttttattgacataggcatctgaCTCATctgcctctattgaaataagctgattggtacttcaaagttaacaatgaagtcagattacagtaaacttactgaatcacttgcgttttcgtatctgaacaatatattacggaaactgaaaagataaaaagacccatagtcgaagcatactgattaTATGCACAGAGTTTTCTATTCATGACATACCAGCCTGATGAATATATTTGAAAAGTTTATAGCTGACTCTCCCCATTGTTGTTAAAAGTtgatttcttaagggatctaaaatgagcgtttattgcgtttcgacagtatttttgtgggacatgagagcacctcggacctatcgaattgcattctgaatacgaagcatgtctttctgatatcaaataattttcatttttgaaaatcacaatataatacaaattttatgacaaattataaaaattgatatttttcaaatttttgatatataacagtcctcgaagtaaattatataaatctaatgatatattcttaaagtgtatgtagcagggaggaaaagccgacggtcaattgaaaattttgacctttcatattgaagatatggatttttttcccaaaaagacctaattttttttggtgttttgggaaaaaaatccatatcttcaataggaaaggtcaaaattttcaattgatcgtcggcttttcatcccacctacatacactttaagtataaatcatcagatttataaagtttacttcaagtactgttaaatatcaaaaatatcaattttaatgatttgccataaaatgtgtattacattgcgaatttcaaaaaatcaaaattatttgatatcagaaggacattcttcgtattcagaatgcaattcgatatgtctgatgtgctctaatgtcccacaataaatactgtccaaaggtgcataccccaccccttaagggatctggaatgagcgtttcgacagttttttttgtgggaaatgagagcacatcagacatatcgaattgcattctgaatacgaagaatgtctttctgatataaaatatttttcattttttgaaattcacgatataatacaaattttacgacaaattattaaaatctgatattttcacatttttgatataacagccctcgaagtaaattttataaatctaattttcttaaagtgtatgtagctgggtggaaaagccgacgatcaattgagaattttgacctttcatattgaagatatggatttttttccccaaaagacctactttttttggtaatacgaaaggtcaaaatgttcaattgttcgtcggcttttcatcccacctacatacactttaagtataaatcatcagatttatagaaattacttcgagtactgttaaatatcaaaaatatcaatttttaatcatttgccataaaatgtgtattacattgcgaatttaaaaaaatctaaattatttgatatcagaaggacattcttcgtattcagaatgcaattcgatatgtctcatgtgctctagtctaatgtcccacaataaatactgtccaaacgttcataccccaccccttaattttATGGATCAAAATTAATTATGCCATCTTTATGATAGACTGAAGCTCTTAAGGGGCAAGGCACACTTTGCATCGTGAAAAAAAACTCACAGAATTTTGACTTGTTTTGCAATTATTCATCTTTTATATTTATGTCTCATGTCTTAAAACTGGGTGTGGTCATTTTTCATAATCTTATCtattttgaatgtcatttacTTCAGTGTATTTCTATTTATCAGCACTGTTTTTCTGTTTTGACAACAGGGTCTTGGTACAGAAGAAGATGTTCTAATTGAAATCCTGAGCTTCCGCAACAAAACACAACTCGAGGGTGTTCGAAAAGCTTACAAAAATAGTGAGTATGGCAGGTAGATGATAAGCTATAAATAACaacgaaataaacaaaattgaacaaTACCATCACCACTAACAACAACTAACAGTATTTTCATTACAACGACAAGGGATTATTCCGGGCAGGTGTTTGATGGGAATGTTTTTTCCGATGGCTGGGCTATTTTAAGGGTTGTTAAAACGTTTCTCATCCATTAAAAATATGACAGATATATACTATTAGCATATTTGTTGTATTTATAccgtattatattatattatattatattatattatattatattatattatattatatgtatattatattatattatattatattatattatattatattatattatattatattatatcactgaacattttcctcaggactgttgttgataaataaacaaagagatttcatacttctagtccaataaaacagtactcactgtggacgtttcgaagtcgtattatattatattatattatattatattatattatattatataaaacatTACATCTTATTATATATTATTCAAAACGTGTTGCAGAGTCATGATGATTCGCctacatatattatatatattatattatattatattatattatattatattatattatattatatataacatTACATCTTATTATATATTATTCAAAACGTGTTACAGAGTCATGATGATTCGCCTATACACACAAAGAATTCATGTACaccgttgggggggggggtcaattaaaattaatattagctCATCACTTCACTTTCTTGACAGTTTGGACGTATGATAATGTAtctcaaaagtcacaaagttttgaattaaacttTTTACTGGAACTCACTtttacaacttgctacgttgcgtatgataccatcagacttcattTATAGGCAACTGACCAACCCAGCGAAAGTTCCAGTAAAGCATTAAGTTCAAAACgttgtgattttaacgactggatgactttttttatatataattttgcATTATCAAAAGTATTTAACTGCGAGTAT is a window from the Amphiura filiformis chromosome 12, Afil_fr2py, whole genome shotgun sequence genome containing:
- the LOC140166059 gene encoding annexin A13-like, which produces MGSGSSKDKVEPTKNTNNGAGSKSGGGGGNRKPMTNTNMDIGKDGPTQVIIQTFAPAGAPAVYHGTVRARPNFQASQEAEKLHKAMDGAGTKDNAVIDVLTSCNNEQRQLIAQAYKQKYGKDLIKVLKSELSGDYEDVVVHLVEPSAEYEAWLMNEAISGLGTEEDVLIEILSFRNKTQLEGVRKAYKNKFGKTLAEDIDSDTSGNFQKLLLKLMKEDRDEPHVVVESFAKSDARFLHQEGEDRLGTDDDFFMSVFTSRSWDQLAAACKAYEEIYGKTMEDALGKEFSGDILYGLKKLVAFSRDRAVYFADKLHEAMSGMGTDDETLQRIIITHCEVDMLEIKEAYRNKYSKTLGNMIRDDCSGNYKNILLALIN